AGGTTATGTACAAGGCATGCTCAACCGCGAAGAACAAAACTCGACATTTCTCGGTAACGGCATCGCCATTCCACATGGCACCACCGATACACGTGATTTGGTCAAACAGACCGGAGTGGCGGTTTACCACTTCCCACAAGGAGTCGATTGGGGTGATGGCAACACCGCTTATCTGGCGATTGGTATTGCGGCCAAATCCGACGAACACTTAGGCATTTTGAAGCAGCTCACCAAAGTGCTGAGCGCAGATGGCGTTGAAGCGCGTTTAAAGCAAGCCTCCAGCGCCAAAGAGATCATCGCGCTATTAAATGGTGAAGTGCAACTTGAAGCGGAATTTGACGCCGCATCTATCCAGTTACAGTTCCCTGCCAGCGATATGGTGCAGATGAGTGCAGTGGCTGGCGGTTTGCTGAAAAACAGTGGTTGCAGCGACGCCAGTTTTGTTGCGGATTTAGTCACCAAAACACCAACCCACCTTGGTGGCGGTTTGTGGTTGGTCGGCAGCCATGTCGGTGTCTCTCGCACAGCGGTTTCTTTTGTAACCACGGCTAATCACTGTGAATACAACAACCTGCCGGTTAAAGGTCTGCTGGCATTCTCAGCCTGTAACGATGCACACCAACCTATTCTGGCCAACCTTACCCAACTTGTGTTCGACAAACAACAATCGACTCTGCTAAGCGCCAGCGCAGAACAAGTCATCGCGCTGTTGAAAGGCGAAGAAAGCAACGCGGCCAGCGATGCATCCAGCTCTGGCAATGTCGCGGTGTTTAAGATCAAAAATGCCCATGGTCTGCATGCCAGACCAGGTGCAATGTTGGTGGCTGAAGCGAAGAAGTTTGAATCGACGATCAAAGTATCGAACCTCAACGGTGACGGTTCTACTGTTAACGCCAAGAGCTTAATGAAAGTGATTGCGCTGGGTGTCAAACACGGCCACCAGTTGCAGTTCACCGCCGAAGGCCCAGACGCACCGCAAGCGCTAGAAGCGATTGGTGCCGCTATCTCATCAGGCCTGGGTGAAAGCTAAAAGGTGGCGAACATGAGTAACAAGACCAATAACGTTGTCACCATTACCCTCAATCCAGCGCTTGATCTCACTGGCAGCCTAGCAGCATTGAATATCGGTTCAGTGAGCTTGGTTAACCAGAGCAGCCTGCACGCTGCGGGCAAAGGGGTTAATGTGGCGAAAGTGCTGAGCGATCTTGGCGCGAAGGTCACGGTAACCGGGTTTCTTGGCAAAGATAACCCAGAAATGTTTCATCAGTTGTTTAGTGACATTGGCGCGCACGATGAGTTTGTCTATGTCAACGGCGCGACACGCATCAATGTCAAGTTGGTGGAAGCGGATGGCCGCGTCAATGACATCAACTTCCCGGGCGTCACCGTCAGCAGTGCAGACATTTTGGCGTTCGAGCAGACATTGCAGCGCTTGATGGCCGACCATCAGTACTTTGTCTTTGCTGGAAGCTTACCACAAGGCGTTAGCCCAGAGCAGTGCGCTAAGTGGATTGCACTACTGCAAAGCGAAGGCAAAAACGTCCTGTTTGACAGCAGCCGCGCGGCCTTAAAAGCCGGCCTAGAAGCAACACCTTGGCTGATAAAACCCAACGATGAAGAGCTCAGCGAGTTTGTCGGTCAACCATTGACTAGCCGAGAAGCGTGCCAAAACGCGGCGCAAAGCTTGGCTGAAAAAGGCATCGCCAACGTTGTGGTGTCGATGGGTGCAGAAGGTGTGATGTGGCTGAATGACCAGCAATGGTTGTGCGCCCAGCCACCGAAAATGGCCGTGGTCAGCACGGTTGGTGCGGGCGATACCCTCGTTGCAGGGCTCTGCTGGGGCCACATGCAACAGATGCCAAAAGCCGAATTATTGAAGTTTGCCACCGCGTTGTCCGCTATGGCGGTCACGCAGGTTGGCGTGGGATTAACCAGCCAGCAAGAGCTGGAAAATATACAACAAAGAACGCAAGTTCAACTGCTCTGTACTGAAACGAACTAACGACAGTGCAAGCTACGAGACAAGAAGGTTAACAGTATGAAAATTGCAATTATCACTGCCTGCCCTAGTGGCGTCGCAAACAGCATCATCGCTGCCGGATTGCTAGAAAAAGCGGCTAAAGCCCTGAACTGGGACGCCAGTATTGAATGTCAATCAACGGTAATGGATTCGCCTACACTGACCGAGCAGCAAATCGCCGCCGCGGAAGTGGTGGTTATCGCCGCCAATACGGAGATAGATGACCGCCGCTTCGTCGGTAAAAAAGTCTATCGCGCTTCGATAGATCAAGTTACCAGCGATGCAAGTGCCTTTCTACAAACCGCCGCCACTCAAGCTCAGTTGCTTGAAAAAGCGTCGGTGACCACCAGCCAAGCAGCACCCGTGGCAGCGACAAAGAAAATTGTTGCCATCACCGCTTGCCCAACTGGCGTCGCTCATACGTTTATGGCAGCAGAAGCGTTAGAAGAAGAAGGCAAACGCCGTGGTCACCAAATCAAAGTGGAAACTCGCGGCTCTGTCGGCGCGAAAAACCAACTTACCGCGCAAGAGATTGCAGAAGCGGATCTGGTGATCATCGCCGCCGATATCGAAGTGCCACTGGAGCGTTTCAACGGTAAGAAAATGTACCGTACAAAAACGGGCCCAGCGCTGAAGAAAACTGGCGAAGAGATGGACAAAGCGTTTGCTCAAGCTACCGTTTATCAGCATTCTGGTTCCGCCAACGCCTCTTCTGAAACAGAAGAGAAAAAAGGCGTGTACAAACACCTGATGACTGGCGTGTCGCACATGCTGCCTGTGGTTGTCGCGGGTGGTTTGATCATCGCCCTCTCTTTCGTCTTTGGTATCGAAGCATTTAAAGAAGAAGGCACCTTAGCCGCAGCCCTGATGACGATTGGTGGTGGCTCCGCTTTCGCTCTGATGATCCCAGTTTTGGCGGGCTTTATCGCTTTTTCAATCGCTGACCGCCCGGGGCTTGCACCAGGTCTTATCGGTGGCATGCTGGCAAGCTCGACAGGCGCTGGCTTCCTTGGTGGTATTGCAGCCGGCTTTATTGCAGGTTACTCGGCGAAATTCATTGCCGACAAAGTTCAGTTGCCACAGTCGATGGAAGCGCTGAAACCCATTTTAATCATCCCGTTTATCGCCAGCTTAATCACTGGCCTCACCATGATCTACATCGTCGGCGGCCCTGTTTCTGGCATCATGAGTGCCATGACTGCGTTCCTCAATAATATGGGCTCGGCTAACGCAGTACTGCTGGGTGTGATCCTTGGCGCGATGATGTGTTTCGACCTAGGTGGTCCGGTGAACAAAGCGGCATACACTTTTGGTGTTGGTCTACTGGCTTCACAAACTTACGCCCCCATGGCCGCTATTATGGCAGCAGGCATGGTGCCAGCGCTGGGTATGGGCTTAGCCACCTTCCTCGCTCGCGACAAATTTGAGCCAAGTGAGCGTGAAGCGGGTAAAGCCTCGTTTGTACTTGGCCTGTGTTTTATCTCTGAAGGTGCGATTCCATTTGCAGCGAAAGATCCAATGCGTGTTATCCCTGCTTGTATGGCTGGCGGCGCACTGACGGGAGCTCTCTCTATGCTGTTTGGCGCGAAGCTGATGGCACCTCACGGCGGCTTGTTTGTTCTACTGATCCCTAACGCGATCACACCGGTACTGATGTACTTAGTCGCAATTGCTGCGGGTACCGCACTGACTGGCTTTGGCTATGCGTTTCTTAAAAACCGCGCTGAGCAAAAAGAAGCGGCAACCACACAATCCAATGCTTAAACCTTGATGCGCTAAATCCCCCCGATTTGGCCTTTCACACCTCCCCTTGCGGGAGGTGTTTTTTTTAATTGCTCCCCCTTCAGCTCCCCACTTTCATCATCCTCGGTTGTATACCTATAATCCGCTATGTGGCTGGCATCCTAGCCAATGCCTGAAACGACTCAAATTTGAGACATGACCTTTCTGCTTTTGCGCAAGCGAACGACCAAAGCACAACAACTAACGATGTTTCTGGATATTAGCGAGACGCTAGCTACAAATTCTAATCTGTCGACCAACTCCAGAAACAAAAGTTTGCCGAGGAAACCTTTTTACTGGCGCACAAAAAAGCCCCATTGATGTTTCAACGGGGCTTTTTTGTGACGTATTCATTGACTTGGTTTAGCGCACCATATTGGGCTTAATACCAAACAAAATGGCAAACATCACAGGGACGACAATCAGCGTCAGAACAGTAGCAAAGCCTAGCCCTGCCATAATGGTGATTGCCATTGAGCCAAAAAAGGCATCAAACATCAGCGGGATCATACCCAAAATCGTTGTCAGCGCCGCCATACTCACTGGACGCACCCGGCTCACCGCACTGTCGATAATCGCCTGATAAGGTTCTTTCCCCGAAGCAAGCTCAATATTAATTTGATCCAGCAGCACAATGCCATTTTTCAAAATCATGCCACTTAAGCTCAGTAGCCCCAAAAAGGCGGTAAAGCTAAACGGCATATTGGTGCTTAACAAGCCAAACGAAACACCAATAATCGAAAGTGGCACGGTAAACCAAATTACCAGCGGTTTTTTCAGCGAGTTAAACAGCAAAATAGTAATAACAAACATCAGCAAGTAACCCATAGGAAGCGAGCCGAACAGCGCTTGCTGGGCATCCTTCGACGACTCATACTCTCCACCCCAAGTGATGCTGTAGCCATCGGGTAGAGGCAGTGCCATCACTTTCGGCTGGATACGCGCGAAAAGACTGGCTGGTGTATCGTCACTCAAAATGTCGTGGTCAGCCAGCACCGTTAGGGTGCGCTTACGGTCACGACGCTGAATCAAAGGTTCCGTCCACTCAAGCGTCACCCCATCAATCACCTGATCCACCGGAACGTAAGTCTGTAGCGACGGGCTCCAGATCTTCACATTCTGCATCGATGCAAAATCGACCCGCTCGGATTCGGGTAAGCGACCGACGATCGGCAAAATGTGCGTTCCATCTCTCAGTAGCCCCATGGTATTGCCGCCAAACGCCATTTGCAGCGTGTTCGACAGATCTTCTTTGGAGATACCCAAGCGACGTGCTTTCGACTCGTTAAATTGCGGTACTAATTCTTTGGTGCGTTCACGCCAGTCGTGACGAATGTTTCTCGCTCCCGGATCAGTGTGCAGCACATCCTCAACCTGCTTTGCTATATCTCGCAATACTTGTGGATCAGGACCTGAAATACGCGCTTCTATCTTAGATGCTGGCGATGGTCCAAATTCCATCAATTTAAACTGAAACGTCGGCTTGTCAAACTGGCTCGGCAACGCTTGCGTCAGTTCATCCAACAGGGCAAACATGCTTTCTCTGTCGAGGGCGCGCACCTGCAACTGCGCATACGCTTCATAGCTTTTTTCCGGTTGATAGGTCAAAGCAAAACGCTGCATCCCCTGACCAATGGACGTAGACACAAACTCTACTTGCTCGTGCTGGCGAATAAAACGCTCGACCTTTTCGGTCTGCAGCACCGTTTGGCGGATATCGGTTCCTTGCGGCATCCACATATCGACGTAAAACATCGGCGTATTCGACGGCGGGAAGAATGACTGTTTCACCATACCAAAGGCAAGCACCGCCGCAACCAATAGCCCCACCATGGTGGTGACGGTCAACCAACGAAAGCGCAGGGCAAATTTGAGCATCGCAGAGAAAATCACAAACAGCGCGCCCTTATAAGGGTCTTCCTCTGTACCACTGCCTTTTTCTTCCTCTTTGAGCAGTAAATCGGCTAAAAATGGCGTAATAGTTAACGCGGTCACCCAACTGAGGAAAAGGGAGTAGCACAGTACCCAAAATAGCGATCCCATAAACTCCCCTGTCGCGTCCTGCGACAAGCCAATCGGAGCAAAGGCGGTAATCGCGATCACCGTTGCTCCAAGCAGTGGCCATTGCGTTTGCTTGACAATATCAACCGCCGCCTGCACTTTACTGCGCCCTTTCTTCAGACCAACCAGTATCCCTTCCACCACCACAATGGCGTTGTCCACCAGCATGCCTAGTGCGATGATTAACGCGCCAAGCGAGATACGGTGAAGTTCTATCTTGTTGTAATCCATCAAGATAAAAGTACCAAATACGGTAAGAAGCAGTACAAGACCAATGATGATGCCACTGCGCATACCCATGGCAAACAACAAAACGATGATCACGATAGCAACGGCTTGCGCAAGGCTGACGATAAAATCTTGCACCGAGGTATCGACTTCGGCGGCTTGATTGTAGAAATAGTTCAACTCAACGCCAGCGGGTTTTATCGATTCGAGCAACGCCAACTCTTGGCTGACTTTCTGCCCGACTTCCACCACGTTGACACCTGAGGCAAAGGAGATCCCTAAACTGATTGCTGGCTTGCCATTGAAAGTGACGACGTTAGTCGGCTTCTCTTGAATATCTCGGCGGACAGTAGCCACATCTTTGAGGCGGATCAGGTTGCCCGTATCACGGCCATGAATGATCAAATTTTCCAGCGCTTCGACTGACGTTAAAGTGCCACTCGGGCGAATGGTCAGGCTTTCACCGTTCACCATCACTTCACCAGAGGCCACCACATTATTCTGTTGGTTAAGCAGCCCAGCAACGGTATTCATGTCGAGGTTTAACGCAGCCAGACGATCAAGTGAGATCTCGACAAACAACATCTCTTGCTGATCGCCAGCAATCGCAACCTTACCCACGCCGTTAATCAATTCCAACTCGCGAGTCAGATGGTCGGCATAACGTTTGAGCTCCACATAATCGTAGCCATCACCACTGAGCATGATCATCACGCCGTAAACATCACCGAAATCATCAATGATCTGTAAAGACTGAACACCCGAAGGTAATGTGGGCTTGAGATCATTGATCTTGCGTCGCATTTCATCCCAAATCTGTGGCAGCTCAGCGGGGCCATAATCCATCTTCATGCTCACCATGATTTGCGACATGCCATTGGATGACGTCGAAGTAATATGGTCTATGTAAGGAAGCTGGCGGATCTCTTTCTCCAGCGGATAGGTCAGTTCCTCTTCCACCTCTTTAGAGGTCGCGCCGGGATAAGTTGCAATAATCATTGCATCTTTAATGGTAAAAGCGGGATCTTCCAAGCGGCCGAGATTAAGAAAAGAAGTTACGCCACCAATGGCTAGAATAATAATAAATAGCCAGCTAATGACCCGGTTCTTGATGGAGTATTCTGCGATATTCATTATTGATTGCTCTCCACCATTTTGACTGTTTTTCCTTCACGCAGTTTGCGCAGACTGGAATTCACTATCAC
This Vibrio navarrensis DNA region includes the following protein-coding sequences:
- the fruB gene encoding fused PTS fructose transporter subunit IIA/HPr protein produces the protein MLKLNESDITLQQSAENKLDAIRHIAAALTNKGLVAEGYVQGMLNREEQNSTFLGNGIAIPHGTTDTRDLVKQTGVAVYHFPQGVDWGDGNTAYLAIGIAAKSDEHLGILKQLTKVLSADGVEARLKQASSAKEIIALLNGEVQLEAEFDAASIQLQFPASDMVQMSAVAGGLLKNSGCSDASFVADLVTKTPTHLGGGLWLVGSHVGVSRTAVSFVTTANHCEYNNLPVKGLLAFSACNDAHQPILANLTQLVFDKQQSTLLSASAEQVIALLKGEESNAASDASSSGNVAVFKIKNAHGLHARPGAMLVAEAKKFESTIKVSNLNGDGSTVNAKSLMKVIALGVKHGHQLQFTAEGPDAPQALEAIGAAISSGLGES
- the pfkB gene encoding 1-phosphofructokinase, with the protein product MSNKTNNVVTITLNPALDLTGSLAALNIGSVSLVNQSSLHAAGKGVNVAKVLSDLGAKVTVTGFLGKDNPEMFHQLFSDIGAHDEFVYVNGATRINVKLVEADGRVNDINFPGVTVSSADILAFEQTLQRLMADHQYFVFAGSLPQGVSPEQCAKWIALLQSEGKNVLFDSSRAALKAGLEATPWLIKPNDEELSEFVGQPLTSREACQNAAQSLAEKGIANVVVSMGAEGVMWLNDQQWLCAQPPKMAVVSTVGAGDTLVAGLCWGHMQQMPKAELLKFATALSAMAVTQVGVGLTSQQELENIQQRTQVQLLCTETN
- the fruA gene encoding PTS fructose transporter subunit IIBC is translated as MKIAIITACPSGVANSIIAAGLLEKAAKALNWDASIECQSTVMDSPTLTEQQIAAAEVVVIAANTEIDDRRFVGKKVYRASIDQVTSDASAFLQTAATQAQLLEKASVTTSQAAPVAATKKIVAITACPTGVAHTFMAAEALEEEGKRRGHQIKVETRGSVGAKNQLTAQEIAEADLVIIAADIEVPLERFNGKKMYRTKTGPALKKTGEEMDKAFAQATVYQHSGSANASSETEEKKGVYKHLMTGVSHMLPVVVAGGLIIALSFVFGIEAFKEEGTLAAALMTIGGGSAFALMIPVLAGFIAFSIADRPGLAPGLIGGMLASSTGAGFLGGIAAGFIAGYSAKFIADKVQLPQSMEALKPILIIPFIASLITGLTMIYIVGGPVSGIMSAMTAFLNNMGSANAVLLGVILGAMMCFDLGGPVNKAAYTFGVGLLASQTYAPMAAIMAAGMVPALGMGLATFLARDKFEPSEREAGKASFVLGLCFISEGAIPFAAKDPMRVIPACMAGGALTGALSMLFGAKLMAPHGGLFVLLIPNAITPVLMYLVAIAAGTALTGFGYAFLKNRAEQKEAATTQSNA
- a CDS encoding efflux RND transporter permease subunit, whose product is MNIAEYSIKNRVISWLFIIILAIGGVTSFLNLGRLEDPAFTIKDAMIIATYPGATSKEVEEELTYPLEKEIRQLPYIDHITSTSSNGMSQIMVSMKMDYGPAELPQIWDEMRRKINDLKPTLPSGVQSLQIIDDFGDVYGVMIMLSGDGYDYVELKRYADHLTRELELINGVGKVAIAGDQQEMLFVEISLDRLAALNLDMNTVAGLLNQQNNVVASGEVMVNGESLTIRPSGTLTSVEALENLIIHGRDTGNLIRLKDVATVRRDIQEKPTNVVTFNGKPAISLGISFASGVNVVEVGQKVSQELALLESIKPAGVELNYFYNQAAEVDTSVQDFIVSLAQAVAIVIIVLLFAMGMRSGIIIGLVLLLTVFGTFILMDYNKIELHRISLGALIIALGMLVDNAIVVVEGILVGLKKGRSKVQAAVDIVKQTQWPLLGATVIAITAFAPIGLSQDATGEFMGSLFWVLCYSLFLSWVTALTITPFLADLLLKEEEKGSGTEEDPYKGALFVIFSAMLKFALRFRWLTVTTMVGLLVAAVLAFGMVKQSFFPPSNTPMFYVDMWMPQGTDIRQTVLQTEKVERFIRQHEQVEFVSTSIGQGMQRFALTYQPEKSYEAYAQLQVRALDRESMFALLDELTQALPSQFDKPTFQFKLMEFGPSPASKIEARISGPDPQVLRDIAKQVEDVLHTDPGARNIRHDWRERTKELVPQFNESKARRLGISKEDLSNTLQMAFGGNTMGLLRDGTHILPIVGRLPESERVDFASMQNVKIWSPSLQTYVPVDQVIDGVTLEWTEPLIQRRDRKRTLTVLADHDILSDDTPASLFARIQPKVMALPLPDGYSITWGGEYESSKDAQQALFGSLPMGYLLMFVITILLFNSLKKPLVIWFTVPLSIIGVSFGLLSTNMPFSFTAFLGLLSLSGMILKNGIVLLDQINIELASGKEPYQAIIDSAVSRVRPVSMAALTTILGMIPLMFDAFFGSMAITIMAGLGFATVLTLIVVPVMFAILFGIKPNMVR